Proteins found in one Acidobacteriota bacterium genomic segment:
- a CDS encoding HAD hydrolase family protein, whose product MDETVLERAKRIKVLLMDCDGVLTDGRIILLPDGQEVKAFNSQDGHGLKLAQRGGIRTGVITGRKSGALEQRAREVSIEFLYQNAKDKSSCLDELLQAEGFDPQTIAFVGDDLPDIPVMHRVGLGIAVHNAVPEVREHAHYVTRVTGGRGAIREVVELLLKAQGKWESEVSRFIA is encoded by the coding sequence ATGGATGAAACGGTGTTGGAACGTGCGAAGCGGATCAAAGTGCTGCTCATGGATTGCGATGGAGTGCTCACCGATGGCCGGATTATCTTGCTTCCCGATGGGCAAGAGGTCAAGGCTTTCAATTCACAAGACGGTCATGGTTTGAAATTAGCCCAGCGTGGCGGCATCCGAACCGGTGTGATTACGGGTCGAAAATCCGGTGCCCTGGAACAGCGTGCGCGTGAGGTCAGCATCGAATTTCTCTACCAAAATGCCAAAGATAAAAGTTCCTGCCTGGATGAACTCCTACAGGCAGAAGGATTTGACCCTCAGACTATTGCATTTGTCGGCGATGATCTCCCGGATATCCCCGTCATGCATCGGGTTGGCCTTGGGATTGCTGTCCACAACGCAGTCCCCGAAGTGCGCGAGCACGCCCACTATGTAACCAGGGTGACTGGTGGTCGCGGCGCCATCCGCGAAGTCGTCGAACTCCTGCTCAAAGCCCAGGGCAAGTGGGAATCTGAAGTGTCACGGTTTATTGCTTAG